CACGCGCTCGCCCATCCGGTAGCCCTTCTGGACCTCGCCGACGACGGTCCCGGCCTCGGCGTCGTCCGCCGGCTGCTGCATCATCGCTTCGTGGAGGTGCTCGTCGAACGGCTCGCCGACGGCCGCGATGGGCTCGACGCCGAGGCTGCGGAGCGTGTCCTCGAACTTCTTGTAGACGAGGTCCACGCCGGTCTTGAGCGCCTGATAGGTCGGCCCGCCCTGCTCCTGCGCTGCCGCTTCCTCGGCGGCGTCGAGTGAGCGCCGGAGGTCGTCGAGCACGTCGAGGAGCGGGAGGAGGACTTCGCCGCGGCCCCGCGCGGCGGCCTGGCCGAGCTCGGCCTCGGTGCGGCGGCGGTAGTTCTGGAACTCGGCCTGGCGGCGGAGGAGCTGGTCCTCGAGCTGGCGGATCTGCTCGCGGTACCTCTCGGCTTCGGCGGCCTCGTAGCTCTCCTCGGCGGAGGGTGCAGTCTCGGCCGGCTCGGCGACGTCCTGGCCGGGCGCGTCGGGCGCGGGGTTCGTTTCGTTCTCGGTCATGCGGTTCGGACGGCGGTCTGGAGGGGTTTA
The Bacteroidota bacterium DNA segment above includes these coding regions:
- a CDS encoding nucleotide exchange factor GrpE; the protein is MTENETNPAPDAPGQDVAEPAETAPSAEESYEAAEAERYREQIRQLEDQLLRRQAEFQNYRRRTEAELGQAAARGRGEVLLPLLDVLDDLRRSLDAAEEAAAQEQGGPTYQALKTGVDLVYKKFEDTLRSLGVEPIAAVGEPFDEHLHEAMMQQPADDAEAGTVVGEVQKGYRMGERVLRHARVIVAQ